A portion of the Streptomyces sp. NBC_01335 genome contains these proteins:
- a CDS encoding GNAT family N-acetyltransferase: MTVEIRHYAADQLAEIRQALLDIHVEVRHKDFGLTGPFYDVARFDERLSSYASRPGWAATVGYEDGQSVGFAFGVPLGPDTRWWSSMTTPLPDGYTVENGKRTVALNEIVVRKHWRGRGVAWQIHEAWLAQRTEERVTLLVNPAAGNGAVLARYEAWGYRKVGDQQPFSDSPVFASMTRPVRQR, from the coding sequence GTGACCGTCGAGATCCGCCACTACGCCGCAGACCAGCTCGCCGAGATCCGGCAGGCCCTCCTGGACATCCATGTCGAGGTCCGGCACAAGGACTTCGGGCTCACCGGTCCCTTTTACGACGTCGCGCGATTCGACGAGCGGCTCAGCAGCTACGCGTCCCGGCCGGGCTGGGCCGCGACCGTGGGCTACGAGGACGGCCAGTCTGTCGGCTTCGCGTTCGGTGTGCCGCTCGGCCCCGACACCCGCTGGTGGTCCTCGATGACTACGCCACTGCCGGACGGCTACACGGTAGAGAACGGTAAGCGGACCGTTGCCCTGAACGAGATCGTGGTTCGCAAGCATTGGCGGGGACGCGGTGTTGCCTGGCAGATCCACGAGGCCTGGCTCGCCCAGCGCACGGAGGAGCGCGTCACGCTCCTCGTCAACCCCGCAGCCGGGAACGGAGCCGTCCTCGCCAGGTACGAAGCCTGGGGCTATCGGAAGGTCGGCGACCAGCAGCCTTTCTCCGACTCTCCTGTTTTTGCCTCCATGACCAGGCCCGTACGCCAGCGGTAG
- a CDS encoding GNAT family N-acetyltransferase produces MSDQVRLRDVEPADLEEFLAQEHDPEAARRSKFPPREREAFMTHWRTTVLGDPTNFVQAITVDGELAGNAVAWWDEERRFIGYWLGRQHWGRGIGTRALALFLEREPARPLYADPYVGNTGSVRLLEKHGFRRTGTVRHGENEHVMLVLGENPGQAES; encoded by the coding sequence ATGAGCGATCAGGTGCGTTTGCGGGACGTCGAACCGGCCGATCTGGAGGAGTTCCTCGCGCAGGAACACGATCCCGAGGCCGCGCGGCGGTCGAAGTTCCCGCCCCGGGAGCGGGAAGCCTTCATGACCCACTGGAGGACAACGGTTCTCGGGGATCCCACCAACTTCGTGCAGGCCATCACCGTCGACGGAGAACTGGCGGGCAACGCGGTGGCGTGGTGGGACGAGGAGCGGCGCTTCATCGGGTACTGGCTCGGCCGGCAGCACTGGGGCCGGGGCATCGGCACCCGGGCGCTGGCGCTGTTCCTCGAACGGGAACCCGCCCGTCCTCTGTACGCCGATCCCTACGTCGGGAACACCGGCTCGGTGCGCCTGCTGGAGAAGCACGGCTTCCGGCGTACGGGGACGGTCCGGCACGGCGAGAACGAGCACGTCATGCTGGTGCTCGGCGAGAACCCCGGCCAGGCCGAGTCCTAG